One stretch of Halobaculum marinum DNA includes these proteins:
- a CDS encoding SdpI family protein — translation MRYFGRRLLAAFIVVAMAGASALALPSLPAQVATHWNAAGQPDDTMPRLVGAFLLPAITAGVTLLLYVAPRFDPRYESIESFRGGYEWFVVGMVAFLAYVHGMTLAWNLGLRFSFTAAMALPLAGLFLGLGELLARARPNWTIGIRTPWTLSDDDVWTETHRRGAWAFRALGVATLVAVAVPDLLLPVVLGGALLVAGYTMAFSYVAYRRRHAG, via the coding sequence CCTAGCCGCGTTCATCGTCGTCGCGATGGCGGGCGCGAGCGCCCTCGCGCTCCCGTCGCTCCCCGCGCAGGTGGCGACCCACTGGAACGCCGCGGGCCAACCCGACGACACGATGCCGCGACTGGTGGGCGCGTTCCTCCTGCCTGCGATCACCGCGGGCGTCACGCTCCTGCTGTACGTCGCACCGCGGTTCGACCCGCGGTACGAGAGCATCGAGTCGTTCCGCGGCGGGTACGAGTGGTTCGTCGTCGGCATGGTCGCGTTCCTCGCGTACGTCCACGGGATGACGCTCGCGTGGAACCTCGGCCTCCGGTTCTCGTTCACCGCCGCGATGGCGCTCCCGCTCGCCGGACTGTTCCTCGGCCTCGGCGAACTCCTGGCTCGCGCGCGGCCGAACTGGACCATCGGCATCCGGACGCCGTGGACGCTGTCGGACGACGACGTGTGGACCGAGACGCACCGCCGCGGCGCGTGGGCGTTCCGCGCGCTGGGGGTTGCGACGCTCGTCGCCGTCGCGGTTCCCGACCTGCTGCTCCCGGTCGTGCTCGGCGGGGCGCTGCTCGTGGCGGGGTACACGATGGCGTTCTCCTACGTCGCGTACCGCAGGCGACACGCCGGCTGA
- a CDS encoding MFS transporter — MGSDAAPGRRRALALVGVAELLAMTLWFSASAVAPELTALWDLSPTEAGLLTTAVQLGFVVGALASAALTLADVLRPRVLLAASAVLGAVATAAIALFVDSAAPAIALRFLTGVALAGVYPTGMKILAGWFRRGRGLAIGVLVAALTVGSATPHLLRAVGGGAGSVGDPRLVMLGAAGLATVGALLMLGVRPGPYAAPASPFDPRAVVRIARNRGLVLADLGYFGHMWELYAVWTWLPVYLAASYAARGAPAVSTTASLLTFGAIAVGGVGAWTFGAAADRVGRTTVTSVSMVGSGAACVLSGVVFGASTVVLAPFVLAWGFLIVADSAQFSAAVTELADEAYVGSALTLQTAVGFLLTVGSIQLTPVVAAAVGWRWAFAPLAVGPLVGTLAMLVLRRSDDASKLASGRG, encoded by the coding sequence ATGGGATCCGACGCGGCTCCGGGTCGCCGCCGCGCGCTCGCGCTCGTCGGCGTCGCGGAACTCCTTGCGATGACGCTGTGGTTCAGCGCCTCCGCGGTCGCGCCGGAGTTGACGGCGCTGTGGGACCTCTCGCCCACGGAGGCGGGCCTGCTCACGACCGCCGTCCAACTCGGGTTCGTCGTCGGCGCGCTCGCCTCCGCGGCGCTGACCCTGGCCGACGTCCTCCGCCCGCGGGTGTTGCTGGCGGCGTCGGCGGTGCTCGGCGCGGTCGCGACCGCCGCCATCGCCCTGTTCGTCGACTCGGCGGCGCCGGCCATCGCGCTCAGGTTCCTCACCGGCGTCGCGCTCGCCGGCGTCTACCCGACGGGGATGAAGATTCTCGCGGGCTGGTTCCGGCGCGGTCGCGGACTCGCCATCGGCGTGCTCGTCGCCGCGCTCACCGTCGGGTCGGCGACACCGCACTTGCTTCGAGCGGTCGGCGGTGGCGCCGGGTCGGTCGGCGACCCGCGACTCGTCATGCTGGGGGCGGCGGGACTCGCGACCGTCGGCGCGCTGTTGATGCTCGGCGTGCGCCCCGGTCCGTACGCCGCGCCGGCGTCGCCGTTCGACCCACGTGCCGTCGTCCGAATCGCTCGGAACAGAGGGCTCGTGCTCGCCGACCTGGGGTACTTCGGCCACATGTGGGAACTGTACGCCGTCTGGACGTGGCTCCCGGTGTACCTGGCGGCGAGTTACGCCGCCCGCGGTGCACCCGCCGTCTCGACGACCGCCTCACTGCTCACGTTCGGCGCCATCGCCGTCGGCGGCGTCGGCGCGTGGACGTTCGGCGCGGCGGCAGACAGGGTCGGTCGGACCACGGTCACGTCGGTCAGCATGGTCGGGTCGGGCGCGGCGTGCGTGCTCTCTGGGGTGGTGTTCGGCGCGTCGACCGTCGTGCTCGCGCCCTTTGTCCTCGCGTGGGGGTTCCTGATCGTCGCCGACTCCGCGCAGTTCTCGGCGGCCGTCACCGAACTCGCCGACGAGGCGTACGTCGGCTCTGCGCTCACGCTCCAGACCGCCGTCGGCTTCCTGCTCACCGTCGGCTCGATCCAACTCACGCCAGTCGTCGCCGCGGCGGTCGGTTGGCGGTGGGCGTTCGCACCGCTGGCGGTCGGGCCCCTCGTCGGGACGCTCGCCATGCTGGTCTTGCGGCGCAGTGACGACGCGAGCAAACTGGCGAGCGGTCGGGGGTAG
- a CDS encoding acyltransferase: MTSDDAVDPTDDGPPARYDRLERHSTPGGRNSLRYWTDAKSPLTVALNYLVVWLIRVSPSLRLKSWLLRRLGATVGSGVSWGLEATPDVFWPERVVLGDDVIVGYDSVLLCHEFLQDEYRLGDVVVGDRAMLGANVTVLPGVHIGADAQVAANSLVADDVAPGETVAGVPATPVERSGDGGERENENES; encoded by the coding sequence GTGACCTCCGACGACGCCGTCGACCCGACCGACGACGGCCCGCCCGCGCGCTACGACCGACTCGAGCGACACTCCACGCCCGGCGGCCGCAACTCCCTGCGCTACTGGACGGACGCCAAGTCGCCGTTGACGGTGGCGCTCAACTACCTCGTCGTGTGGCTGATCCGCGTGTCGCCGAGCCTCCGGCTGAAGTCCTGGCTCCTGCGCCGCCTCGGCGCCACCGTCGGGAGTGGCGTCTCGTGGGGCCTGGAGGCGACGCCGGACGTGTTCTGGCCCGAGCGGGTCGTCCTCGGCGACGACGTCATCGTCGGCTACGACTCGGTGCTCCTGTGCCACGAGTTCCTGCAAGACGAGTACCGCCTCGGCGACGTGGTCGTCGGCGACCGCGCGATGCTCGGTGCGAACGTCACCGTCCTCCCCGGCGTCCACATCGGCGCCGACGCGCAGGTGGCGGCGAACTCCCTCGTCGCCGACGACGTGGCGCCCGGCGAGACGGTGGCTGGCGTGCCGGCGACACCGGTCGAGCGGAGCGGTGACGGCGGGG